The Sphingobium aromaticiconvertens genome has a segment encoding these proteins:
- the lptB gene encoding LPS export ABC transporter ATP-binding protein, protein MNDSLVQDRPAPGAMPQVPQELSDGLSVVSIAKSYDKRAVLVDVSLTVGKGEVVGLLGPNGAGKTTCFYSVMGLVRPDQGRIILDGKDITGLPMYRRAILGLGYLPQETSIFRGMTVAQNISAVLELAEPNKAAREARLEELLGEFGLVKLRDSSAMALSGGERRRCEIARALAANPSIVLLDEPFAGIDPLSIADIRDLVKQLKTRGIGVLITDHNVRETLEIVDRACIIYSGQVLFAGSPTELVANADVRRLYLGENFQL, encoded by the coding sequence ATGAACGACAGTCTGGTCCAGGACCGCCCCGCGCCCGGCGCCATGCCACAGGTGCCGCAGGAATTGAGCGACGGCCTGTCGGTCGTGTCGATCGCTAAAAGCTATGACAAGCGCGCGGTGCTGGTCGATGTTTCGCTGACCGTGGGGAAGGGCGAGGTTGTCGGCCTGCTTGGCCCCAATGGTGCGGGCAAGACGACCTGCTTTTACTCGGTCATGGGTCTGGTGCGCCCGGATCAGGGCCGCATCATCCTGGACGGGAAGGATATTACGGGCCTGCCCATGTATCGCCGCGCAATTCTGGGTCTGGGCTATCTGCCGCAGGAAACGTCGATCTTTCGTGGTATGACGGTGGCGCAAAATATCAGTGCCGTGCTGGAACTGGCGGAACCGAACAAGGCGGCGCGGGAAGCGCGGCTGGAGGAATTACTGGGCGAATTTGGCCTCGTGAAGCTGCGCGATTCATCGGCCATGGCCTTGTCGGGTGGCGAGCGGCGGCGGTGCGAGATTGCCCGTGCGTTGGCGGCCAACCCGTCGATCGTATTGCTGGACGAACCTTTCGCGGGCATCGACCCGTTATCCATTGCCGACATTCGCGATCTGGTGAAGCAGTTGAAGACACGGGGCATCGGCGTTCTCATTACCGACCATAATGTCCGCGAGACGCTGGAAATCGTCGATCGCGCCTGCATCATTTATAGTGGTCAGGTGCTGTTCGCGGGCAGCCCGACGGAACTCGTCGCCAATGCCGACGTCCGGCGGCTGTATCTGGGCGAGAATTTTCAGCTGTGA
- a CDS encoding cold-shock protein: MSFDKGRRGGRGRDKRDGFGDEGFYEPSGGGSRFGGGGFGGDRGGFGGGPGGGGGFGGDRGGFGGGDRGGFGGGAGGGGGGFRGAGGGGGGFGGGGRGMPAQVVGEGTGVVKFFNGQKGFGFVVRDDGGEDVFVHISAVEQAGLTGLAEGQPLGFTLVDRGGKISATDLKIEGEPLPVTDRAPPREPRAPGGFGAAPGGDRGPQRQLTGERSSGTVKFFNAMKGFGFIQRDDGQPDAFVHISAVERAGMTALNEGDRLDFELEVDRRGKYAAVNLQSKAD, translated from the coding sequence ATGAGTTTTGACAAAGGTCGCCGCGGCGGGCGCGGCAGGGACAAGCGTGACGGTTTCGGCGACGAGGGTTTCTACGAGCCGAGCGGTGGTGGCAGCCGCTTTGGCGGTGGCGGTTTCGGCGGTGATCGCGGCGGCTTCGGCGGCGGCCCTGGCGGCGGCGGTGGCTTCGGCGGCGACCGTGGTGGTTTCGGCGGCGGTGATCGCGGCGGCTTCGGTGGCGGCGCTGGCGGCGGCGGCGGTGGTTTCCGTGGCGCTGGCGGTGGCGGCGGTGGTTTTGGCGGCGGTGGTCGCGGCATGCCTGCACAGGTCGTCGGCGAAGGTACTGGCGTAGTCAAATTCTTCAACGGCCAGAAGGGCTTCGGCTTCGTCGTCCGTGACGATGGCGGCGAAGATGTGTTCGTTCACATCAGCGCAGTCGAGCAGGCCGGCCTCACCGGCCTTGCCGAGGGTCAACCGCTGGGCTTCACCCTGGTCGATCGTGGTGGCAAGATTTCGGCTACCGACCTCAAGATCGAGGGCGAACCTCTGCCCGTGACCGATCGCGCTCCGCCGCGCGAACCCCGCGCACCGGGTGGCTTCGGCGCCGCACCGGGCGGCGATCGCGGCCCACAGCGTCAGTTGACGGGTGAGCGCTCCAGCGGCACGGTCAAGTTCTTCAACGCGATGAAGGGCTTCGGCTTCATTCAGCGCGATGACGGCCAGCCCGACGCCTTCGTGCACATCAGCGCCGTCGAACGCGCTGGCATGACCGCTCTCAACGAAGGCGACCGTCTGGACTTCGAGCTTGAGGTTGATCGTCGCGGCAAGTACGCCGCCGTCAATCTTCAGTCGAAGGCGGACTAA
- a CDS encoding D-amino-acid transaminase, with the protein MSIAYLNGSYLPLAEARVSVLDRGFLFADGIYEVAAVIEGRLIDSASHLARLERSASALDIPLPLSLAEVEAAQKELVHRNAMVEGLVYLQLTRGAAETRDFLAPADLAPTLVMFVQPRAFLDTPAVREGIAVATMPDLRWARRDIKSVGLLAQAMAKRVAKEAGAQEAWMVEDGFVTEGASSTAFIVTDQGIVTRPYSQAVLAGCTGAALGALAEESGMTLVRRPFTVSEALAAQEAFITSASTLCQSVVRIDGQPIGAGAPGPVAMRVRQLYIDFARRTAV; encoded by the coding sequence ATGTCGATTGCTTATCTCAACGGCAGCTATCTGCCGCTGGCGGAGGCCCGCGTTTCGGTGCTCGATCGGGGTTTTCTGTTCGCGGACGGCATCTATGAAGTCGCCGCCGTGATTGAGGGGCGGTTGATCGACAGCGCGTCGCACCTCGCCCGGCTGGAGCGATCGGCGAGTGCCCTCGACATCCCATTGCCCCTGTCGCTGGCGGAGGTCGAGGCGGCGCAGAAGGAATTGGTGCATCGCAATGCGATGGTGGAAGGGTTGGTATATCTCCAGTTGACGCGTGGGGCCGCCGAGACGCGCGATTTCCTGGCGCCTGCCGACCTGGCGCCGACATTGGTGATGTTCGTCCAGCCCAGGGCCTTTCTGGATACGCCAGCGGTGCGTGAGGGGATCGCCGTCGCTACCATGCCCGATCTGCGCTGGGCGCGACGGGACATCAAAAGCGTGGGCCTGCTGGCGCAGGCGATGGCGAAGCGCGTCGCGAAAGAGGCTGGCGCGCAGGAGGCATGGATGGTCGAGGATGGCTTCGTCACGGAGGGCGCGTCGTCCACGGCCTTCATCGTCACGGACCAGGGCATTGTGACGCGACCCTATTCACAAGCCGTGCTGGCGGGTTGTACCGGGGCGGCGCTGGGCGCCTTGGCAGAGGAGAGCGGGATGACGCTGGTTCGCCGCCCCTTCACCGTATCGGAAGCGCTGGCGGCGCAGGAGGCGTTCATCACCAGCGCGTCGACCCTGTGTCAGTCGGTGGTGCGGATCGACGGTCAGCCGATCGGTGCGGGCGCGCCGGGACCGGTCGCGATGCGTGTGCGGCAGCTTTACATCGATTTCGCGCGCCGGACGGCTGTTTGA
- a CDS encoding LPS export ABC transporter periplasmic protein LptC: protein MSIQAEQQRDVRRHWARPGGGHDRVVGALKGWLPMAVGVLAALLATAPFLGGDKVSFVLDKNKVDVATERMRVSEALYRGEDSKGQPFSLRAGSAVQKSSREPVVDLNDMSARILLSDGPAVLDARRGRYNMESEKVAIEGPVQFQAAGGYRLTTRDVGIDLKTRQMRSEGHVDGRIPIGTFSADHLEADMGARTVTLNGRASLRIEQNGLKGTK, encoded by the coding sequence ATGTCGATCCAGGCCGAACAGCAACGCGATGTCCGCCGCCATTGGGCGCGGCCAGGTGGCGGCCACGACAGGGTGGTTGGTGCGCTCAAAGGCTGGCTGCCGATGGCGGTGGGCGTGCTTGCCGCGTTGCTGGCGACGGCGCCTTTCCTGGGTGGTGACAAGGTCAGCTTCGTTCTCGACAAGAACAAGGTCGATGTCGCCACGGAGCGGATGCGCGTGAGCGAGGCGCTCTATCGTGGCGAAGACAGCAAGGGTCAGCCCTTTTCGCTGCGCGCCGGGTCCGCCGTGCAGAAAAGCTCGCGCGAACCGGTGGTCGACCTCAACGACATGTCGGCGCGCATATTGCTGTCCGATGGCCCGGCTGTACTCGACGCGCGGCGCGGCCGGTATAATATGGAAAGCGAGAAGGTCGCGATCGAGGGGCCTGTGCAGTTCCAGGCGGCGGGCGGATACCGGCTGACCACGCGCGATGTCGGCATTGATCTGAAGACGCGCCAGATGCGCAGCGAGGGGCATGTCGATGGCCGCATCCCGATCGGCACCTTCAGCGCCGATCATCTGGAGGCGGACATGGGCGCGCGGACGGTGACGCTGAACGGTCGCGCCAGCTTGCGTATCGAACAAAATGGTCTCAAAGGGACGAAATGA
- a CDS encoding peroxiredoxin has translation MTPIKTALALSAACAAMLASTGASAALAVGAKAPDFTTRGALAGKTFTLTLSHQLKKGPVVLYFFPKAFTPGCSAEAREFAEHIADFQKAGATVIGMSGDPVADLVPFSTKECAGKFPVASAGPDIVKGFDVALPMREGMTNRTSYVIAPTGRVVFVHSEMSYAGHVKSTLAAVQAMQAK, from the coding sequence ATGACGCCCATCAAGACCGCCCTTGCGCTGAGCGCCGCTTGCGCCGCCATGCTGGCCTCCACCGGCGCATCGGCCGCGCTGGCCGTGGGCGCCAAGGCGCCCGATTTCACCACGCGCGGGGCGCTGGCGGGCAAGACCTTCACGCTGACGCTTTCGCATCAGTTGAAAAAGGGGCCGGTCGTGCTCTATTTCTTCCCCAAGGCCTTCACGCCGGGATGTTCGGCCGAGGCGCGCGAATTTGCCGAGCATATCGCCGATTTCCAGAAGGCTGGCGCGACCGTCATCGGCATGTCGGGTGATCCGGTGGCGGACCTTGTTCCCTTCTCCACCAAAGAATGTGCGGGCAAATTTCCCGTCGCGTCGGCCGGGCCGGATATCGTCAAGGGTTTCGACGTCGCGCTACCGATGCGCGAGGGGATGACCAATCGCACCTCCTACGTCATCGCCCCGACCGGTCGCGTCGTCTTTGTCCATAGCGAAATGAGCTATGCCGGGCATGTGAAGAGTACGCTGGCTGCCGTGCAGGCGATGCAGGCGAAATAA
- a CDS encoding VOC family protein: MPVLGMGGLFFRARDPDALNNWYRQHLGVGAGCVSDPAVTPDEWSWATQGGPMVFAPFKAETDYFATDKAFMINFRVSGLDALLDGLRAADIAIITKAEWDDPDVGRFARIHDPEGNAIELWEPPAPKTL; encoded by the coding sequence ATGCCGGTGTTGGGAATGGGAGGCTTGTTTTTCCGGGCGCGCGACCCGGATGCGCTCAACAACTGGTATCGTCAGCATCTGGGCGTTGGTGCTGGTTGCGTCTCTGACCCCGCCGTGACCCCGGACGAATGGTCTTGGGCGACGCAGGGCGGGCCGATGGTCTTTGCGCCGTTCAAGGCGGAGACGGACTATTTCGCCACCGACAAGGCCTTCATGATCAATTTTCGCGTCTCTGGTCTCGATGCGCTTCTCGATGGCTTGCGTGCGGCTGATATTGCGATCATCACCAAGGCGGAATGGGACGATCCCGATGTTGGTCGCTTTGCCCGTATCCATGATCCCGAAGGCAATGCAATCGAGTTGTGGGAACCCCCCGCGCCCAAAACCCTATAG
- the rpoN gene encoding RNA polymerase factor sigma-54, with product MAMGPRLDLRQSQSLVMTPQLQQAIKLLALSNLEIETFIAGELEKNPLLDTPPPGSDGSGEGDGIDRVVETPTLSGDVGEADSLIAQGLGAADSPLDVDHGAETFIDDGPADRMAGGSGGGLGEIGGGSGEAPDFDSFANPEPGLYEHLMDQARAALSGTDLLIATQLIGQIDAAGYLEADLLQTAYQLSIALAQVERVLDVIHGFDPVGVGARTLAECLALQAKEADRYDPCMQALLKNLDILAKGALPQLRRICGVDEEDLAEMIRELRAYDPKPGLRFSSERTASVVPDLFVAPAGAGWSIELNSATLPRVLVNRNYYVELAGGAQDKASKAWLADCLTNANWLVKALDQRQRTIIKVATEIVRQQEDFFRKGVAYLRPLTLRAVADAIEMHESTVSRVTSNKYLSCPRGLYELKYFFTSGIQSSDGGEAVSAEAVKSHIKALIGAEDAQAILSDDTLVDMLRGRGFDIARRTVAKYREALGIGSSVQRRRQKALKGKAA from the coding sequence ATGGCGATGGGACCGCGCCTGGACCTGCGGCAAAGTCAGTCGCTGGTGATGACGCCGCAATTGCAGCAGGCGATCAAGCTGCTGGCGCTGTCCAATCTGGAGATTGAGACATTCATCGCCGGGGAACTGGAGAAAAACCCCCTGCTCGACACACCGCCTCCGGGAAGTGACGGGTCCGGTGAAGGTGATGGCATTGATCGCGTGGTTGAGACGCCGACGCTGTCGGGCGATGTGGGGGAAGCGGACAGCCTGATCGCGCAGGGGTTGGGCGCGGCCGATTCGCCGCTGGACGTCGATCATGGTGCGGAAACGTTCATCGACGATGGTCCGGCTGATCGCATGGCCGGCGGCAGTGGCGGCGGACTGGGCGAGATCGGCGGAGGATCGGGCGAGGCGCCGGACTTCGACAGTTTCGCCAATCCGGAACCCGGTCTTTACGAACATCTGATGGATCAGGCCCGCGCCGCGCTCTCCGGGACAGACCTGTTGATCGCCACGCAGTTGATCGGCCAGATCGACGCGGCGGGCTATCTGGAGGCAGACCTGCTCCAGACCGCCTATCAACTGTCCATAGCGCTGGCGCAGGTGGAGCGGGTGCTGGACGTCATCCATGGCTTCGATCCGGTCGGTGTGGGTGCGCGGACACTGGCCGAATGCCTGGCGCTTCAGGCGAAAGAGGCTGACCGATACGATCCCTGTATGCAGGCGTTGCTCAAGAATCTCGACATATTGGCCAAGGGCGCACTGCCCCAGCTACGCCGTATCTGCGGCGTGGATGAAGAGGATCTGGCTGAGATGATCCGCGAACTGCGGGCCTATGATCCCAAGCCCGGTCTGCGCTTTTCGAGTGAGCGCACGGCATCGGTAGTCCCGGACCTGTTCGTTGCACCGGCCGGTGCGGGCTGGTCGATCGAACTCAACAGTGCGACGCTGCCACGGGTGCTGGTGAACCGGAACTATTATGTCGAACTGGCGGGCGGCGCGCAGGACAAGGCGTCGAAAGCCTGGTTGGCGGACTGCCTGACCAACGCCAACTGGCTGGTCAAGGCGCTGGATCAGCGACAGCGCACCATCATCAAGGTCGCGACCGAGATTGTGCGGCAACAGGAGGATTTTTTCCGCAAGGGCGTCGCGTACCTCAGGCCGCTTACGTTGCGCGCAGTCGCCGACGCAATCGAGATGCATGAATCGACGGTCAGCCGCGTGACGTCGAATAAATATCTGTCCTGCCCCCGCGGTCTGTATGAACTCAAATATTTCTTCACCAGCGGCATTCAGTCGTCGGACGGGGGTGAGGCTGTGTCGGCCGAGGCGGTCAAGAGTCACATCAAGGCGCTGATCGGGGCGGAGGACGCGCAGGCGATCCTGTCCGACGACACGCTGGTCGATATGTTGCGCGGGCGCGGTTTCGATATTGCGCGGCGCACCGTCGCCAAATATCGCGAGGCGCTGGGGATCGGCTCTTCGGTCCAGCGGCGGCGGCAAAAGGCGCTGAAGGGCAAGGCTGCCTAA
- a CDS encoding ribonuclease D gives MTVYFHEEDLPAGVLAPGPVAVDTETMGLITPRDRLCVVQISDGKGDEHLIRFNPGSDYAAPNLRAVLADPERLKLYHFGRFDIAALQHYMGVVAAPVYCTKIASRLIRTYTDRHGLKELVRELLGQDISKQQQSSDWGSPILSDAQKDYAASDVRYLHLLKEELDKRLIREGRMELAQACFDFLPHRAMLDLAGWPETDIFAHM, from the coding sequence ATGACCGTATATTTCCATGAAGAAGACCTGCCCGCAGGCGTCCTGGCCCCCGGCCCCGTCGCTGTCGATACCGAAACGATGGGCCTCATCACCCCACGCGATCGACTGTGTGTGGTGCAGATCAGCGACGGCAAGGGTGACGAGCATCTGATTCGCTTCAATCCCGGCAGCGACTATGCCGCGCCCAATCTGCGCGCGGTACTGGCGGACCCGGAACGGCTGAAACTCTATCATTTCGGACGTTTTGATATCGCCGCGCTTCAACATTATATGGGCGTGGTGGCTGCACCCGTTTACTGCACCAAGATCGCGTCGCGGCTGATCCGCACCTACACCGATCGCCATGGCCTGAAGGAACTGGTGCGGGAATTGCTGGGGCAGGATATCAGCAAGCAGCAGCAGAGTTCCGATTGGGGTTCGCCCATATTATCGGACGCGCAGAAGGATTATGCCGCATCGGACGTGCGCTACCTGCACTTGCTGAAGGAAGAACTGGACAAGCGCTTGATTCGCGAAGGGCGAATGGAACTGGCGCAGGCCTGTTTCGATTTTCTGCCGCACCGCGCCATGCTGGATCTGGCGGGCTGGCCGGAAACCGACATTTTCGCGCATATGTAA
- a CDS encoding LptA/OstA family protein: MTRCKLALVPVGLTLGAALLTLGAHVPVLAQVMKNHDSNAPVNFTADRIEVQDRADRVVVSGNVEVTQAGMTLNAARMTVAYRQQPGGGTGTSGVEIDRIDASGNVVVTKGTETARGNVAIYDLNSRIITMLGNVALNQGSNRLTGGRLVMDLNSGRTTVDGRASAAGTPGVSGGGGRVSGTFSVPQRKN, encoded by the coding sequence ATGACGCGCTGCAAACTTGCCCTTGTTCCTGTTGGCCTGACGCTCGGTGCTGCCCTGTTGACACTGGGCGCGCATGTGCCAGTCCTGGCGCAGGTGATGAAGAATCACGACAGCAACGCGCCGGTCAACTTCACCGCCGACCGGATCGAGGTGCAGGACCGCGCCGACCGGGTCGTGGTATCGGGCAATGTCGAAGTGACTCAGGCGGGTATGACGCTGAATGCGGCGCGCATGACCGTGGCCTATCGTCAGCAACCGGGCGGTGGAACCGGCACCAGTGGCGTGGAGATCGACCGGATCGACGCATCGGGCAATGTCGTGGTGACCAAGGGTACGGAGACGGCGCGCGGCAATGTTGCCATTTACGATCTCAACAGCCGCATCATCACCATGTTGGGCAATGTGGCGCTGAATCAGGGCAGCAATCGTCTGACTGGCGGGCGGCTGGTGATGGACCTTAACAGCGGACGGACCACGGTCGATGGCCGCGCCTCGGCTGCGGGTACGCCGGGGGTGTCGGGTGGTGGTGGCCGTGTATCGGGGACGTTCAGCGTCCCGCAGCGCAAGAACTGA